Proteins encoded by one window of Astatotilapia calliptera chromosome 13, fAstCal1.2, whole genome shotgun sequence:
- the rrbp1a gene encoding ribosome-binding protein 1a isoform X1, producing the protein MDIYDPQTLGIMVFGGFMVISAVGIALVSTFSMKETSYEEALAKQRRELGKTQSVRTEKKKKDKVSEKKNRGKKKDEKPNGKIPEQEKAEDVSEGDADTDADIVSEGVTAPTVAPSVSVPVSTFEVAAEMQPKSAAEPNPAPEPSPAPSPKEKKKKQKVAKVEPASTQSSVVVSEPIKSSAASAVTQAPVSAPTKVTAPSSAPASAKAAPPPASAKAAPPPASAKSAPPPASAKSAPPPASAKAAPPPASAKAAPPPASAKSAPPPASTKSAPAPTSTTAKSSSTKSSTSAAPASAKPAPVTSKSAPAPTKSVPAPSKTAPVLEAVTKDVPVMAVPPVGSQQAPSVAAKAQEPKKKASKKKTEPVAAVDSADAPLYLPYKALVSTISSMVFSEGEAHRLIEILSEKVGIIQDTWHKATQKGDPVAMLKKQLDEREKQLAAEQEDASAVKNRLRELTKELSAEKAKVASVETRLSSQLSKREQEMVALQARMQASYQDHVAQTQRLNAKILSLQDQLEKGPNAQLARLQQENSILRDALNQATSQAESKQNAELAKLRQECAKLTKELGEKTESVLADENIRKGLEAKVSAAEKELSQFQTSHAEKEQALQRKLEEVCEELRTTQSRNGSLQATLDKAQQDSGTLSEFQVRVKKLEAELKERSAQVDAFTVQLEETKKEKRQLEQQVASINSLLEASQNKKEEDNKQVNSEDVERLKISLQERESQLNVLHEELKQLQIKKEAAENTIAELEQRNKSEDASQVTALQDELKNLKEEMVTLKNTQQSDGSAELALLQNSLTEKDALVTSLQDELRVAKEKVATHANTAAELAAFQNETKEALQTLFPQIPVETEQLNWLKVFTQNAQGALSQESQSNTAHSELLEKLKEGEESHGSLQAECEQYRTVLAETEGMLKHLQKSVEEEELVWKSKMANSEEQLKEALQKVSKLEAENQSIEQLKEQMMLLEAQLEKQTDSHLISEEMEQLKLQLSECQSQLDLARKEAKAHKEELAQVREQLSEITLRAQQEQNGPAEAQPTQVQNELSQTAEKLHGEATHRQQLSEEYEKAQKTVAELQAQLDLLKDSSESPQSDTEDVAQLKERLAKEKKLSKDLGQAATKLQQLLKATREQLTKERETVRTLQEHLENKGEYVELKEGTSV; encoded by the exons ATGGATATCTATGACCCCCAGACCCTTGGGATTATGGTTTTTGGTGGATTCATGGTGATCTCTGCTGTTGGGATTGCCCTCGTCTCCACCTTCTCCATGAAGGAGACCTCTTATGAGGAGGCCCTGGCTAAACAGCGCAGAGAACTGGGTAAGACACAGTCTGTTCgcactgagaaaaagaaaaaggacaaagtGTCTGAGAAGAAGAACCGTGGAAAGAAGAAAGATGAAAAGCCCAATGGGAAGATCCCAGAGCAGGAGAAAGCTGAAGACGTTTCTGAAGGCGATGCCGACACTGACGCTGACATAGTCAGTGAGGGTGTAACTGCGCCAACTGTAGCTCCTTCTGTTTCTGTGCCTGTCTCCACTTTTGAAGTTGCAGCAGAGATGCAGCCCAAGTCTGCTGCTGAACCAAACCCAGCTCCTGAGCCCTCACCTGCACCTTCAcctaaagagaagaagaagaagcagaaagtggCAAAGGTTGAGCCAGCTTCAACCCAGTCATCTGTAGTTGTGTCTGAACCGATCAAGTCCTCTGCAGCTTCTGCCGTAACCCAGGCTCCAGTCTCTGCCCCAACGAAGGTAACTGCTCCATCCTCTGCACCTGCTTCAGCCAAGGCCGCTCCTCCACCTGCTTCAGCCAAGGCCGCTCCTCCACCTGCTTCAGCCAAGTCCGCTCCTCCACCTGCTTCAGCCAAGTCCGCTCCTCCACCTGCTTCAGCCAAGGCCGCTCCTCCACCTGCTTCAGCCAAGGCCGCTCCTCCACCTGCTTCAGCCAAGTCCGCTCCTCCACCTGCTTCAACGAAGTCTGCTCCTGCTCCAACTTCTACAACAGCCAAGTCCTCTTCAACCAAATCTTCCACTTCTGCTGCTCCTGCATCAGCTAAGCCTGCCCCTGTCACATCCAAATCTGCTCCAGCACCAACCAAGTCTGTACCAGCTCCATCTAAAACTGCTCCGGTGCTGGAGGCTGTCACTAAAGATGTCCCAGTGATGGCTGTGCCCCCGGTGGGATCCCAGCAGGCTCCCTCTGTTGCAGCAAAAGCACAAGAACCCAAGAAAAAGGCATCAAAGAAGAAGACTGAGCCTG TTGCAGCAGTGGATTCTGCCGATGCTCCGCTGTACCTGCCTTATAAGGCCCTGGTATCAACCATCAGCAGCATGGTGTTCAGTGAGGGAGAGGCACACAGGCTCATCGAGATTCTGTCTGAGAAAGTTGGCATCATCCAGGACACCTGGCACAAG gcCACTCAGAAAGGAGACCCAGTGGCCATGCTGAAGAAGCAGCTGGACGAGCGAGAGAAACAgctggcagcagagcaagagGATGCTTCTGCAGTAAAGAATCGTCTTCGAGAGCTCACCAAG GAGTTGTCTGCTGAGAAGGCCAAGGTGGCCAGCGTAGAGACGAGGCTGAGTTCTCAGCTGAGTAAGAGAGAGCAAGAAATGGTTGCTCTGCAGGCTCGCATGCAGGCCAGCTACCAGGACCACGTAGCCCAAACGCAGAGACTCAATGCAAAG ATCCTAAGCCTTCAGGACCAGCTGGAAAAAGGCCCCAATGCCCAACTTGCTCGCCTACAGCAGGAGAACTCCATCCTGCGTGATGCGCTCAACCAGGCTACGAGTCAAGCCGAGAGCAA ACAAAATGCAGAGCTGGCCAAGCTGCGACAGGAATGTGCAAAGTTAACCAAGGAACTCGGAGAGAAGACGGAGAGTGTGCTTGCAGATGAGAACATAAGGAAAGGGCTGGAGGCCAAGGTCTCTGCTGCTGAGAAGGAGCTCTCACAGTTTCAG ACCAGCCACGCAGAGAAAGAACAGGCTTTGCAGAGGAAATTGGAGGAGGTGTGTGAGGAACTCAGAACAACACAGAGTAGAAATGGCAGCCTGCAGGCAACTTTGGACAAGGCCCAACAGGACAGTGGCACACTCTCAG AGTTTCAAGTACGTGTTAAGAAGTTGGAGGCTGAGCTCAAGGAGCGTTCTGCTCAGGTGGATGCCTTCACTGTCCAGCTGGaggagacaaagaaagagaaaagacagcTTGAACAGCAGGTGGCGTCAATCAACTCCCTGTTGGAGGCCAGTCAGAATAAAAAGGAGGAGGATAACAAACAG gTGAACTCTGAAGATGTGGAACGTCTAAAGATCAG cttgcaagagagagagagccagttAAATGTGCTTCACGAGGAACTGAAGCAACTGCAGATAAAGAAGGAAGCTGCT GAGAACACTATTGCTGAGCTTGAGCAAAGAAATAAGAG TGAAGATGCCAGTCAGGTCACAGCACTTCAGGATGAACTCAAAAACCTCAAAGAAGAAATGGTGACACTGAAGAACACACAA CAGTCAGATGGCTCTGCAGAGCTTGCACTACTACAGAACAG TTTGACTGAAAAGGATGCTCTGGTCACGTCATTACAAGATGAACTGAGGGTAGCAAAAGAGAAGGTTGCCACTCACGCG AACACTGCGGCAGAACTGGcagcttttcaaaatgaaaccaaagaagctCTCCAGACACTTTTCCCACAGATACCTGTAGAGACAGAGCAG TTAAACTGGTTAAAAGTGTTTACACAGAACGCTCAGGGAGCTCTGAGCCAGGAGTCTCAGTCAAACACAGCACATTCA GAGTTGCTTGAGAAACTGAAGGAGGGGGAGGAAAGCCATGGTTCCCTGCAGGCTGAATGTGAACAGTACAGGACAGTACTGGCTGAAACT GAAGGAATGCTGAAACATCTTCAGAAGagtgtggaggaggaagagctcgTATGGAAATCCAAGATGGCTAACTCAGAGGAACAGCTGAAAGAG GCTTTGCAGAAAGTCAGTAAGCTGGAAGCAGAAAACCAAAGTATAGAACAG tTGAAGGAGCAGATGATGCTTCTGGAAGCCCAGCTGGAAAAGCAGACAGACAGTCATCTAATCTCAGAGGAGATGGAGCAG CTGAAGCTGCAGCTGTCGGAGTGTCAGAGCCAGCTGGATTTGGCCCGGAAGGAGGCCAAGGCACACAAGGAGGAGCTCGCACAG GTCAGAGAGCAGCTGAGCGAGATCACGCTGCGGGCCCAGCAAGAACAGAATGGCCCGGCTGAGGCTCAACCCACTCAG GTCCAGAACGAGTTGAGCCAGACGGCAGAGAAGCTGCACGGGGAGGCGACCCACAGGCAGCAGCTCTCAGAAGAGTATGAGAAG GCCCAAAAAACTGTAGCAGAACTTCAGGCTCAACTGGATCTTTTAAAGGATTCCTCAGAGTCGCCACAATCCGACACTGAAGACGTAGCTCAGCTGAAG GAGCGCTTGGCGAAGGAGAAGAAACTGTCCAAAGACCTGGGCCAGGCAGCCACTAAGCTCCAGCAGCTTCTTAAAGCTACTCGGGAGCAGCTGACCAAAGAGCGGGAGACGGTGAGAACACTACAGGAGCACCTGGAGAACAAG gGAGAATACGTGGAACTGAAGGAAGGAACGTCTGTGTGA
- the rrbp1a gene encoding ribosome-binding protein 1a isoform X3 translates to MDIYDPQTLGIMVFGGFMVISAVGIALVSTFSMKETSYEEALAKQRRELGKTQSVRTEKKKKDKVSEKKNRGKKKDEKPNGKIPEQEKAEDVSEGDADTDADIVSEGVTAPTVAPSVSVPVSTFEVAAEMQPKSAAEPNPAPEPSPAPSPKEKKKKQKVAKVEPASTQSSVVVSEPIKSSAASAVTQAPVSAPTKVTAPSSAPASAKAAPPPASAKAAPPPASAKSAPPPASAKSAPPPASAKAAPPPASAKAAPPPASAKSAPPPASTKSAPAPTSTTAKSSSTKSSTSAAPASAKPAPVTSKSAPAPTKSVPAPSKTAPVLEAVTKDVPVMAVPPVGSQQAPSVAAKAQEPKKKASKKKTEPVAAVDSADAPLYLPYKALVSTISSMVFSEGEAHRLIEILSEKVGIIQDTWHKATQKGDPVAMLKKQLDEREKQLAAEQEDASAVKNRLRELTKELSAEKAKVASVETRLSSQLSKREQEMVALQARMQASYQDHVAQTQRLNAKILSLQDQLEKGPNAQLARLQQENSILRDALNQATSQAESKQNAELAKLRQECAKLTKELGEKTESVLADENIRKGLEAKVSAAEKELSQFQTSHAEKEQALQRKLEEVCEELRTTQSRNGSLQATLDKAQQDSGTLSEFQVRVKKLEAELKERSAQVDAFTVQLEETKKEKRQLEQQVASINSLLEASQNKKEEDNKQVNSEDVERLKISLQERESQLNVLHEELKQLQIKKEAAENTIAELEQRNKSEDASQVTALQDELKNLKEEMVTLKNTQQSDGSAELALLQNSLTEKDALVTSLQDELRVAKEKVATHANTAAELAAFQNETKEALQTLFPQIPVETEQLNWLKVFTQNAQGALSQESQSNTAHSELLEKLKEGEESHGSLQAECEQYRTVLAETEGMLKHLQKSVEEEELVWKSKMANSEEQLKEALQKVSKLEAENQSIEQLKEQMMLLEAQLEKQTDSHLISEEMEQLKLQLSECQSQLDLARKEAKAHKEELAQVQNELSQTAEKLHGEATHRQQLSEEYEKAQKTVAELQAQLDLLKDSSESPQSDTEDVAQLKERLAKEKKLSKDLGQAATKLQQLLKATREQLTKERETVRTLQEHLENKGEYVELKEGTSV, encoded by the exons ATGGATATCTATGACCCCCAGACCCTTGGGATTATGGTTTTTGGTGGATTCATGGTGATCTCTGCTGTTGGGATTGCCCTCGTCTCCACCTTCTCCATGAAGGAGACCTCTTATGAGGAGGCCCTGGCTAAACAGCGCAGAGAACTGGGTAAGACACAGTCTGTTCgcactgagaaaaagaaaaaggacaaagtGTCTGAGAAGAAGAACCGTGGAAAGAAGAAAGATGAAAAGCCCAATGGGAAGATCCCAGAGCAGGAGAAAGCTGAAGACGTTTCTGAAGGCGATGCCGACACTGACGCTGACATAGTCAGTGAGGGTGTAACTGCGCCAACTGTAGCTCCTTCTGTTTCTGTGCCTGTCTCCACTTTTGAAGTTGCAGCAGAGATGCAGCCCAAGTCTGCTGCTGAACCAAACCCAGCTCCTGAGCCCTCACCTGCACCTTCAcctaaagagaagaagaagaagcagaaagtggCAAAGGTTGAGCCAGCTTCAACCCAGTCATCTGTAGTTGTGTCTGAACCGATCAAGTCCTCTGCAGCTTCTGCCGTAACCCAGGCTCCAGTCTCTGCCCCAACGAAGGTAACTGCTCCATCCTCTGCACCTGCTTCAGCCAAGGCCGCTCCTCCACCTGCTTCAGCCAAGGCCGCTCCTCCACCTGCTTCAGCCAAGTCCGCTCCTCCACCTGCTTCAGCCAAGTCCGCTCCTCCACCTGCTTCAGCCAAGGCCGCTCCTCCACCTGCTTCAGCCAAGGCCGCTCCTCCACCTGCTTCAGCCAAGTCCGCTCCTCCACCTGCTTCAACGAAGTCTGCTCCTGCTCCAACTTCTACAACAGCCAAGTCCTCTTCAACCAAATCTTCCACTTCTGCTGCTCCTGCATCAGCTAAGCCTGCCCCTGTCACATCCAAATCTGCTCCAGCACCAACCAAGTCTGTACCAGCTCCATCTAAAACTGCTCCGGTGCTGGAGGCTGTCACTAAAGATGTCCCAGTGATGGCTGTGCCCCCGGTGGGATCCCAGCAGGCTCCCTCTGTTGCAGCAAAAGCACAAGAACCCAAGAAAAAGGCATCAAAGAAGAAGACTGAGCCTG TTGCAGCAGTGGATTCTGCCGATGCTCCGCTGTACCTGCCTTATAAGGCCCTGGTATCAACCATCAGCAGCATGGTGTTCAGTGAGGGAGAGGCACACAGGCTCATCGAGATTCTGTCTGAGAAAGTTGGCATCATCCAGGACACCTGGCACAAG gcCACTCAGAAAGGAGACCCAGTGGCCATGCTGAAGAAGCAGCTGGACGAGCGAGAGAAACAgctggcagcagagcaagagGATGCTTCTGCAGTAAAGAATCGTCTTCGAGAGCTCACCAAG GAGTTGTCTGCTGAGAAGGCCAAGGTGGCCAGCGTAGAGACGAGGCTGAGTTCTCAGCTGAGTAAGAGAGAGCAAGAAATGGTTGCTCTGCAGGCTCGCATGCAGGCCAGCTACCAGGACCACGTAGCCCAAACGCAGAGACTCAATGCAAAG ATCCTAAGCCTTCAGGACCAGCTGGAAAAAGGCCCCAATGCCCAACTTGCTCGCCTACAGCAGGAGAACTCCATCCTGCGTGATGCGCTCAACCAGGCTACGAGTCAAGCCGAGAGCAA ACAAAATGCAGAGCTGGCCAAGCTGCGACAGGAATGTGCAAAGTTAACCAAGGAACTCGGAGAGAAGACGGAGAGTGTGCTTGCAGATGAGAACATAAGGAAAGGGCTGGAGGCCAAGGTCTCTGCTGCTGAGAAGGAGCTCTCACAGTTTCAG ACCAGCCACGCAGAGAAAGAACAGGCTTTGCAGAGGAAATTGGAGGAGGTGTGTGAGGAACTCAGAACAACACAGAGTAGAAATGGCAGCCTGCAGGCAACTTTGGACAAGGCCCAACAGGACAGTGGCACACTCTCAG AGTTTCAAGTACGTGTTAAGAAGTTGGAGGCTGAGCTCAAGGAGCGTTCTGCTCAGGTGGATGCCTTCACTGTCCAGCTGGaggagacaaagaaagagaaaagacagcTTGAACAGCAGGTGGCGTCAATCAACTCCCTGTTGGAGGCCAGTCAGAATAAAAAGGAGGAGGATAACAAACAG gTGAACTCTGAAGATGTGGAACGTCTAAAGATCAG cttgcaagagagagagagccagttAAATGTGCTTCACGAGGAACTGAAGCAACTGCAGATAAAGAAGGAAGCTGCT GAGAACACTATTGCTGAGCTTGAGCAAAGAAATAAGAG TGAAGATGCCAGTCAGGTCACAGCACTTCAGGATGAACTCAAAAACCTCAAAGAAGAAATGGTGACACTGAAGAACACACAA CAGTCAGATGGCTCTGCAGAGCTTGCACTACTACAGAACAG TTTGACTGAAAAGGATGCTCTGGTCACGTCATTACAAGATGAACTGAGGGTAGCAAAAGAGAAGGTTGCCACTCACGCG AACACTGCGGCAGAACTGGcagcttttcaaaatgaaaccaaagaagctCTCCAGACACTTTTCCCACAGATACCTGTAGAGACAGAGCAG TTAAACTGGTTAAAAGTGTTTACACAGAACGCTCAGGGAGCTCTGAGCCAGGAGTCTCAGTCAAACACAGCACATTCA GAGTTGCTTGAGAAACTGAAGGAGGGGGAGGAAAGCCATGGTTCCCTGCAGGCTGAATGTGAACAGTACAGGACAGTACTGGCTGAAACT GAAGGAATGCTGAAACATCTTCAGAAGagtgtggaggaggaagagctcgTATGGAAATCCAAGATGGCTAACTCAGAGGAACAGCTGAAAGAG GCTTTGCAGAAAGTCAGTAAGCTGGAAGCAGAAAACCAAAGTATAGAACAG tTGAAGGAGCAGATGATGCTTCTGGAAGCCCAGCTGGAAAAGCAGACAGACAGTCATCTAATCTCAGAGGAGATGGAGCAG CTGAAGCTGCAGCTGTCGGAGTGTCAGAGCCAGCTGGATTTGGCCCGGAAGGAGGCCAAGGCACACAAGGAGGAGCTCGCACAG GTCCAGAACGAGTTGAGCCAGACGGCAGAGAAGCTGCACGGGGAGGCGACCCACAGGCAGCAGCTCTCAGAAGAGTATGAGAAG GCCCAAAAAACTGTAGCAGAACTTCAGGCTCAACTGGATCTTTTAAAGGATTCCTCAGAGTCGCCACAATCCGACACTGAAGACGTAGCTCAGCTGAAG GAGCGCTTGGCGAAGGAGAAGAAACTGTCCAAAGACCTGGGCCAGGCAGCCACTAAGCTCCAGCAGCTTCTTAAAGCTACTCGGGAGCAGCTGACCAAAGAGCGGGAGACGGTGAGAACACTACAGGAGCACCTGGAGAACAAG gGAGAATACGTGGAACTGAAGGAAGGAACGTCTGTGTGA
- the rrbp1a gene encoding ribosome-binding protein 1a isoform X2 — protein sequence MDIYDPQTLGIMVFGGFMVISAVGIALVSTFSMKETSYEEALAKQRRELGKTQSVRTEKKKKDKVSEKKNRGKKKDEKPNGKIPEQEKAEDVSEGDADTDADIVSEGVTAPTVAPSVSVPVSTFEVAAEMQPKSAAEPNPAPEPSPAPSPKEKKKKQKVAKVEPASTQSSVVVSEPIKSSAASAVTQAPVSAPTKVTAPSSAPASAKAAPPPASAKAAPPPASAKSAPPPASAKSAPPPASAKAAPPPASAKAAPPPASAKSAPPPASTKSAPAPTSTTAKSSSTKSSTSAAPASAKPAPVTSKSAPAPTKSVPAPSKTAPVLEAVTKDVPVMAVPPVGSQQAPSVAAKAQEPKKKASKKKTEPVAAVDSADAPLYLPYKALVSTISSMVFSEGEAHRLIEILSEKVGIIQDTWHKATQKGDPVAMLKKQLDEREKQLAAEQEDASAVKNRLRELTKELSAEKAKVASVETRLSSQLSKREQEMVALQARMQASYQDHVAQTQRLNAKILSLQDQLEKGPNAQLARLQQENSILRDALNQATSQAESKQNAELAKLRQECAKLTKELGEKTESVLADENIRKGLEAKVSAAEKELSQFQTSHAEKEQALQRKLEEVCEELRTTQSRNGSLQATLDKAQQDSGTLSEFQVRVKKLEAELKERSAQVDAFTVQLEETKKEKRQLEQQVASINSLLEASQNKKEEDNKQVNSEDVERLKISLQERESQLNVLHEELKQLQIKKEAAENTIAELEQRNKSEDASQVTALQDELKNLKEEMVTLKNTQSDGSAELALLQNSLTEKDALVTSLQDELRVAKEKVATHANTAAELAAFQNETKEALQTLFPQIPVETEQLNWLKVFTQNAQGALSQESQSNTAHSELLEKLKEGEESHGSLQAECEQYRTVLAETEGMLKHLQKSVEEEELVWKSKMANSEEQLKEALQKVSKLEAENQSIEQLKEQMMLLEAQLEKQTDSHLISEEMEQLKLQLSECQSQLDLARKEAKAHKEELAQVREQLSEITLRAQQEQNGPAEAQPTQVQNELSQTAEKLHGEATHRQQLSEEYEKAQKTVAELQAQLDLLKDSSESPQSDTEDVAQLKERLAKEKKLSKDLGQAATKLQQLLKATREQLTKERETVRTLQEHLENKGEYVELKEGTSV from the exons ATGGATATCTATGACCCCCAGACCCTTGGGATTATGGTTTTTGGTGGATTCATGGTGATCTCTGCTGTTGGGATTGCCCTCGTCTCCACCTTCTCCATGAAGGAGACCTCTTATGAGGAGGCCCTGGCTAAACAGCGCAGAGAACTGGGTAAGACACAGTCTGTTCgcactgagaaaaagaaaaaggacaaagtGTCTGAGAAGAAGAACCGTGGAAAGAAGAAAGATGAAAAGCCCAATGGGAAGATCCCAGAGCAGGAGAAAGCTGAAGACGTTTCTGAAGGCGATGCCGACACTGACGCTGACATAGTCAGTGAGGGTGTAACTGCGCCAACTGTAGCTCCTTCTGTTTCTGTGCCTGTCTCCACTTTTGAAGTTGCAGCAGAGATGCAGCCCAAGTCTGCTGCTGAACCAAACCCAGCTCCTGAGCCCTCACCTGCACCTTCAcctaaagagaagaagaagaagcagaaagtggCAAAGGTTGAGCCAGCTTCAACCCAGTCATCTGTAGTTGTGTCTGAACCGATCAAGTCCTCTGCAGCTTCTGCCGTAACCCAGGCTCCAGTCTCTGCCCCAACGAAGGTAACTGCTCCATCCTCTGCACCTGCTTCAGCCAAGGCCGCTCCTCCACCTGCTTCAGCCAAGGCCGCTCCTCCACCTGCTTCAGCCAAGTCCGCTCCTCCACCTGCTTCAGCCAAGTCCGCTCCTCCACCTGCTTCAGCCAAGGCCGCTCCTCCACCTGCTTCAGCCAAGGCCGCTCCTCCACCTGCTTCAGCCAAGTCCGCTCCTCCACCTGCTTCAACGAAGTCTGCTCCTGCTCCAACTTCTACAACAGCCAAGTCCTCTTCAACCAAATCTTCCACTTCTGCTGCTCCTGCATCAGCTAAGCCTGCCCCTGTCACATCCAAATCTGCTCCAGCACCAACCAAGTCTGTACCAGCTCCATCTAAAACTGCTCCGGTGCTGGAGGCTGTCACTAAAGATGTCCCAGTGATGGCTGTGCCCCCGGTGGGATCCCAGCAGGCTCCCTCTGTTGCAGCAAAAGCACAAGAACCCAAGAAAAAGGCATCAAAGAAGAAGACTGAGCCTG TTGCAGCAGTGGATTCTGCCGATGCTCCGCTGTACCTGCCTTATAAGGCCCTGGTATCAACCATCAGCAGCATGGTGTTCAGTGAGGGAGAGGCACACAGGCTCATCGAGATTCTGTCTGAGAAAGTTGGCATCATCCAGGACACCTGGCACAAG gcCACTCAGAAAGGAGACCCAGTGGCCATGCTGAAGAAGCAGCTGGACGAGCGAGAGAAACAgctggcagcagagcaagagGATGCTTCTGCAGTAAAGAATCGTCTTCGAGAGCTCACCAAG GAGTTGTCTGCTGAGAAGGCCAAGGTGGCCAGCGTAGAGACGAGGCTGAGTTCTCAGCTGAGTAAGAGAGAGCAAGAAATGGTTGCTCTGCAGGCTCGCATGCAGGCCAGCTACCAGGACCACGTAGCCCAAACGCAGAGACTCAATGCAAAG ATCCTAAGCCTTCAGGACCAGCTGGAAAAAGGCCCCAATGCCCAACTTGCTCGCCTACAGCAGGAGAACTCCATCCTGCGTGATGCGCTCAACCAGGCTACGAGTCAAGCCGAGAGCAA ACAAAATGCAGAGCTGGCCAAGCTGCGACAGGAATGTGCAAAGTTAACCAAGGAACTCGGAGAGAAGACGGAGAGTGTGCTTGCAGATGAGAACATAAGGAAAGGGCTGGAGGCCAAGGTCTCTGCTGCTGAGAAGGAGCTCTCACAGTTTCAG ACCAGCCACGCAGAGAAAGAACAGGCTTTGCAGAGGAAATTGGAGGAGGTGTGTGAGGAACTCAGAACAACACAGAGTAGAAATGGCAGCCTGCAGGCAACTTTGGACAAGGCCCAACAGGACAGTGGCACACTCTCAG AGTTTCAAGTACGTGTTAAGAAGTTGGAGGCTGAGCTCAAGGAGCGTTCTGCTCAGGTGGATGCCTTCACTGTCCAGCTGGaggagacaaagaaagagaaaagacagcTTGAACAGCAGGTGGCGTCAATCAACTCCCTGTTGGAGGCCAGTCAGAATAAAAAGGAGGAGGATAACAAACAG gTGAACTCTGAAGATGTGGAACGTCTAAAGATCAG cttgcaagagagagagagccagttAAATGTGCTTCACGAGGAACTGAAGCAACTGCAGATAAAGAAGGAAGCTGCT GAGAACACTATTGCTGAGCTTGAGCAAAGAAATAAGAG TGAAGATGCCAGTCAGGTCACAGCACTTCAGGATGAACTCAAAAACCTCAAAGAAGAAATGGTGACACTGAAGAACACACAA TCAGATGGCTCTGCAGAGCTTGCACTACTACAGAACAG TTTGACTGAAAAGGATGCTCTGGTCACGTCATTACAAGATGAACTGAGGGTAGCAAAAGAGAAGGTTGCCACTCACGCG AACACTGCGGCAGAACTGGcagcttttcaaaatgaaaccaaagaagctCTCCAGACACTTTTCCCACAGATACCTGTAGAGACAGAGCAG TTAAACTGGTTAAAAGTGTTTACACAGAACGCTCAGGGAGCTCTGAGCCAGGAGTCTCAGTCAAACACAGCACATTCA GAGTTGCTTGAGAAACTGAAGGAGGGGGAGGAAAGCCATGGTTCCCTGCAGGCTGAATGTGAACAGTACAGGACAGTACTGGCTGAAACT GAAGGAATGCTGAAACATCTTCAGAAGagtgtggaggaggaagagctcgTATGGAAATCCAAGATGGCTAACTCAGAGGAACAGCTGAAAGAG GCTTTGCAGAAAGTCAGTAAGCTGGAAGCAGAAAACCAAAGTATAGAACAG tTGAAGGAGCAGATGATGCTTCTGGAAGCCCAGCTGGAAAAGCAGACAGACAGTCATCTAATCTCAGAGGAGATGGAGCAG CTGAAGCTGCAGCTGTCGGAGTGTCAGAGCCAGCTGGATTTGGCCCGGAAGGAGGCCAAGGCACACAAGGAGGAGCTCGCACAG GTCAGAGAGCAGCTGAGCGAGATCACGCTGCGGGCCCAGCAAGAACAGAATGGCCCGGCTGAGGCTCAACCCACTCAG GTCCAGAACGAGTTGAGCCAGACGGCAGAGAAGCTGCACGGGGAGGCGACCCACAGGCAGCAGCTCTCAGAAGAGTATGAGAAG GCCCAAAAAACTGTAGCAGAACTTCAGGCTCAACTGGATCTTTTAAAGGATTCCTCAGAGTCGCCACAATCCGACACTGAAGACGTAGCTCAGCTGAAG GAGCGCTTGGCGAAGGAGAAGAAACTGTCCAAAGACCTGGGCCAGGCAGCCACTAAGCTCCAGCAGCTTCTTAAAGCTACTCGGGAGCAGCTGACCAAAGAGCGGGAGACGGTGAGAACACTACAGGAGCACCTGGAGAACAAG gGAGAATACGTGGAACTGAAGGAAGGAACGTCTGTGTGA
- the cfl1l gene encoding non-muscle cofilin 1-like: protein MASGVKVTDAVKDLINEMKVVKNDADQNERVRLVIFKIDDSEGAIVVDKIYRQKDLADKDDVFKFFISLLDSKVCRYLMYDCHFETKESSRKEELVAVMWAPDTAPIKEKMKYASSKDSLKKIQTGVKHMLEMNDLSDYGTRESFAERMGKGVVKLEGHAV from the exons ATG GCATCTGGAGTTAAAGTCACTGACGCCGTTAAGGACCTCATCAATGAAATGAAAGTAGTGAAAAATGATGCTGACCAGAATGAACGCGTAAGATTGGTGATATTCAAAATCGATGACAGCGAGGGCGCCATCGTCGTCGATAAAATCTACCGTCAGAAAGACCTGGCAGACAAGGACGATGTCTTCAAGTTCTTCATCAGCCTCCTGGATTCTAAAGTCTGTCGCTACTTGATGTATGACTGCCACTTTGAAACAAAGGAATCAAGTAGAAAAGAAGAACTGGTCGCTGTGATGTG GGCTCCTGATACGGCACCaatcaaagaaaaaatgaaatacgCTAGCTCCAAAGATTCCCTGAAGAAGATCCAAACAG GAGTCAAACACATGCTGGAGATGAATGACCTTTCAGATTATGGAACCAGGGAAAGTTTTGCagaaagaatgggaaaaggtGTAGTCAAGCTTGAGGGCCACGCTGTGTGA